DNA from Phocoena phocoena chromosome 1, mPhoPho1.1, whole genome shotgun sequence:
cctcctccctcctcctccctcctcctccctccttttctctcctcctccctcctcctccctcctcctccctcctcctccctcctcctccctcctcttctctcctcctccctcctcctccctcctcctccctcctcttccctcctcttctctcctcctccctcctcctccctcctcctccctcctcctccctcctccctctcctccctcttccctcctccctcttcttctctcctcctctttcctcctccctcctcctccctcctccctcctcctccctcctcctcccacctcttctctcctcctcccacctcttctctcctcctcccctcctcctccctcctccctcctccctcctcctccctcctcctccctcctccctcctcctccctcctcctccctcctcttcacCACACAGGTCAGCTCCTGCTCATGCTTCAGGTTCCCAGGGCAGCCATCCCTGAcctcctcctcccagccttccccagcCCAGATCAGGTGGGGCCCCCACTCTCTGCTCCCATAACCTCCTGCCCTTCTCTGTTTTCAAATATGATTTCCACTCAGAAGCCCTTGTTCGGTTAGAAGGTAGAGCTCTCGGGGCCAGGAACCTTGGACTCCCAGCACCTGCATGGTCCATGGTGCATAGGAGATGCCCTGTAAACATCTGACAGTCCCTGTTACTGTCCAACCCTCATTTCTCTTGCTGCACAGATGGACTACCATTGCCAAAGAGAACACACCACCCACCATATACGTCTTTTAGAAAGTCTTCACTTCTGTCTAACTGATGTCCCTCCACCTGTTTGGGACTGTTGGCAGAAATGGCTAGTTTGGGTAATTCTGCAGGGAACCAGGGATCTTGGTGTGGGGGTCAGGATGGGCACCAGACACAGGGAAGGACTGCTTGGCTTGGCCTCTGTCCTTGGTCCCCCATCCAGGCGGGGGTGCCCGAGGGCCTGGGGAGATCAAGCACAGGTCTCCTCTGTCCCATTAGAGGAGCAGGGCGTGGGCCTTATTTGCTCGGGCCAGTGTGCTGGCCCACAGCCTGGCGGGAGCAGACATGGCCTTGTTAGCAGTGAGTACAGGAAGGATCGTGGAGGCTTGGGCTGCCAGGAGGGCTGCCAGCATCCTGGACCCCAAGGGCAGAGGAGGGGGCCTGGGTACCTAATGCAAAGACTCTTAGGTGGAGGAGAAAGGCATGGGCAGAGAAACAGACAGTGAGGTTCTGTCAGGGGGCCTCTGTCCACCCCTCCTTGTCCAGAGGGTGAGACTTCATCTTCTCATCTTCCCCTGCCCTCAGCCTTGGGCCCGAGGAAAGGAAGGGCCTGCCTCTGGCCTTGGGATTGTCCCCAGACGTGGAACATTTGTCTgtcagcccctgccccacccccacccaggatATTTAGAGGTGTCGCCAGCTCTTCCTTCCCTGCAGAGCTGAGCTGGGGAGCGGTTTCTATTTGGGTATCCTGACTTCAAGGCCTTCAAGCCCCGCCTAATCCAGGAACCCCTTGTGTCACCCTGCCCTACACAGGGACCCAGAGAACTCCTGGGAAAGGGGGTACTCTTGGGAAGAAGCTGTGGCTGGGTGGACCCCTGATCTAACCCGTTATCAGCACACCCCCTCGCACTTTTGTTTCACCCCTGACAGCTTCAGTCTATCCCGGCCTCACCTCCACTTTCCTGTCCTCTGTCTCCTGCTTTAGCATGGAAGGGAAGTCCTACCAAAGATCTAAACTGTAGCCCTCCGGCTTTCCCCAGCCTTCCTCCTGATCTCCCTGCCCTGGGAGGCCCCGCAGTCACCTGGCCCAATCCCTCGCTGTGTGGCTgaatctgaggttcagagaggttaaacgctgacctgaggccacacagccagaCTGAGACAGAATAGGCCTCCCTCTTCCCTTACGCAGCTCTGACCCAGCCAGTCTGAGCAGACGCCAAGGCCATACAATTGTTTGGGTTTGGGGGCAAGGGGGCTTATTATGCTGGCGGCACCGAGGGGCCAGCAGCGAGGACATGCGCAGGAGAGTGTGGCCCCAAGGCTTAATCCCTGTAATCAGCGCTGTGGGCAGAGATGATGACAGGCCGGACTTCTGCAGGCGCCAAGGCCACAAGGGCTGGCCCTCCTTCCCTGGTCAAACAgcacccccctccctccccaggtctCCAGCACTGCTGCCTGCAGCCTTCGTCTGTCTGCTGTGTCTCCCCCATGAGGCCTTCCAGGTCCTCCTCTCCTCAGGAGGCAGCCCCTCCCTCACACTAGCATGTCCTGCTTCCTCCCCCAGTCTCCTCTGCTTCTGTGTCAGCCCTGAGGCCCCCCTGAATTGAGGAAGGAAGAGTCCAGACTTTATAGGCGGAGGTATTACTTTATTCAGGCAGGGAAAAGCCAGATGGGGCTACAACATGGCAGGCATATGGGGGGTCAGGACATAGAAGCACCCCCTCACCACCAGTAGCCATCAGCCAGACATCCCATGAGGGTGCAGTGAAGAAGGGCAGAGCTGGTGAGCCCTGGCGCATGGACCACCACGGCCCCCTCCCCATGGAGGAGCCACTGGGCCCCTGGCCTTTTCCAGCTGATGggatgggaaggaaagggagTGCAAAGAAAAGGGGGGGCCTAGTCCTACAGAGATTCAGTTGGCTTCAGCCTCGTGGGACAGTGCAGGCCGGATGTCCCCCTTAGCAGGGTCCAAGGGGCTGGTTTCTATTCCCAGAGCCTGCATTCTTGGAACGGGTCCCTTTGCCACACCCATTTCACCTCGGCTAGCCAGGCCTCTCGGACAGAAACCACGGGTCAAGAGATAAGTTAAGGGTGCTGCCTCCGAGCAGGGAGGGGGCTTGGGGATACCCCCCTGCCCAAGACCTCAGTGCAGGAGGGGGTGCTCTTCCTCTAGTCCTCCCCTGAGGACCAGGAGTCTCCATCTCCCTCTCGCTGACTGAACTTCAGGAGCTGGCCTTGGCCCAGGTGAAGCGGAGCCCCTGCCCAAGGGGTCTTCAGGgcacccccctcctcctcctcctcctccaaggGGCTCCCTCGGTCACCCTCAGGGGGCCCCGGTTTCCCCTGCCTTACTCCCTCAGACTGCTCCAGCCCGTTCACCACACCCCCATTCACATGCTCCAACTCTTCCTTCAGGCTGGGGCCCTGGCCATTGACACCACCAAGGGGGTCCCCTGCCTCCAAGCCCGTGTCCTCCACCGCACTGAGGGTCCCCAGAGGGCCAGGGACTTGGCCCTCCCTCTCCAGGGGAATAGCATCAGACTCCTCCTCTGATCCTGAGGCCTCCGTGCTGTCCTGGGACTCAGTCTCCAGGGCAGTCATGGGGGCATCAGATGCCGCACCCCTCAAGCCATCATCCCAGGGGACACTGACATCCATGGTCTCAGACCCCAGGAGGTTCCCTCTCTGAGGGCCACTCAGGGCCGGGAGGCTGCCCACAGAGGGCCCTGCCCCCCACCGCCCTGCCCCTGGCCCCCTCTCCccttcttcatcttcttcctctccctcctccccgctctcttcctcatctgcaaatccATCAGATTCCCCATCCGGATCCCAGGCTGCAGGCTCCAGTAGCAACGGGGGCACCTGGCCCGGAGGTTCTGCCACCTCCCCAGGGACCCCAGGAAGAAGAGAAGCCTCAGTCCCCAAGTCCTCAAATTCTTCCGACAGCTCAGAGTCATGGCCACGTTcctcctcatctcctccctcctcctcctctgaggGATGGGCCCCAAGGCCCTCAGAGGCCAGGACTGCAGGGCCCCAGCCTTCCTTTCCAGTCTCCTCTTGAGGGGAGGGCCTCTGCTCTCCAGCCAGGTCCCACTTGGGGGAAGCAGGGGACCCGAGGTAGAGGCCCAGGGGAGTGGAGTCGGGAAGGGTCTCCCCTAGCTCATCAGCCTCACTCtcttctctgctctcctccccctcctccgagAGGCCTTCAGGGATTCCCGCGGAGCCCATATCCTCCTGCTCACCCTCCACCTTTCCCAGGACCTCAGCCCTGCCTGCCAGCCCCCAGCTAGCCTCTTGGCTACCctcagccaggggctggggcccaggggcaTCTTCAGGGATTGGGATGGGTGAGCAGGACTCAGTAGGCCGTGGGCTGGGTGGCCCCAGCACTGCTTCGGCATCCTCCTTTGCTCCCTCGGAGCTCAAGGGCCTGGGTTGAGGTGTATCACTTCCATTGAAGCACGAGGTCTCAGCAGGGAACATCTCCTCTGCTTCGTCAGGGGCATCAGGCTCagactcctcccagcccctggcagtgtCCAGCGggtctctgctcttcctgggcaGTGTGGAGAGCTCTGGCTCCAGAGCAGCtgcctcctccagctcctttctgGGCCCTTCCAAGCCCTGTACCCTCTTTGCCTCCAAACCTTCCTCCCCCAGGGGTGGCTCCATCACCTCCTCTCTGGCCAGGCCGCCTGGGTCCTCCAGCCCTACCGCCTCCTGCTCCGGTCCCTGTTCCGCTCCTGCAGTCTCTAAGCCCAAGACGACCTCTGGGGAGGCTCGGCCATCGCTGGGGGCCACATCCTCACCTTCCAACACTGGCTCTAGCACCTCTGACATTCCCTGGCGAGCTGGGAGGCCTGGGGTCCCCACCTGGTCTGGCTGCTCTTCAGGGTCCTGGAGGCCCTCAGTGCCTCCCACCCCACTGGCTCCCTCAGCTGAGACCCTCTGCTCTTTGGGCTCGGAGCTCCCTAGCTGCCCCTCACCTGGGCTCCAGGCCTTGCCTGTGGCCGTCAGCTGCAGCTCCCCTTGGTCTACAGCCTCCCCCTTCCCAGTAAAGCTCTCCCATTCCCTAGGTTCCATCTCTGCCTCGTCCGCACTGTCCAGTTCAGGTCTCCCAGGGGGCGTTTCCTGATCCAGTTCTTGACCCCCCTGCACCGTATCTTCCCACTTCTGCAGATGTGCAGAGAGTGGCAGCTCctgtccctcctcctccagggacCTTGGTGGCTCTGaattctctcccttctccacgttctcttcctcttccagaTACCTTTGACTTCCCTTGTCTACCTCCTCTGGAGATCTCATATCCTCTACACTCTGCCCTCCCAGAGAGCTCAGTGATTTCTGAGTCTCCTTTTCTAAGGGTCTCAGTGTCTCTTGGTTCCCTTCCACAGACCCCAGTGGTTCTTGACTTTCCTTTTCTAGAGGTTTCAACATTTCCAGGTTTTCTTCTCCTGTAGGCTTTAGTGGTTCTAGAGTCTCTGTTCCTAAAGATCTCACTGCCTCTACACTCTCTTCATTTAGGGACCTTAATAAGTCTTGATTCTCTTTTTCGAGAAGTCTAACTATCTCCTGGTCTTTTCCAAGAGACTTTAGTGCCTCTGGTTTCACCTTTTCTAGAGGGCTCAATGTCATCTGGTCTTCTTTTTCTAGAGACCTCAGTGGCTGATTCTCTTTTCCTAGAGGTCTTGATGTCTCCTGGTCTTTTTCTTCTAGAGATCTCAGTGGCTCTAGATTCTCTTTTGCTAAGGGTCTCAATGTTTCCTGGTTCTCTACGTCTTGACATCTCAGTGGCTCTTGCCTTTCCTTTTCTAGAGCTCTCAATGACTCAAAGTTCTCCTCTTCTAGAGACCTCACTAATTCTTGATTTTCCTTTCCTGGAGATAAAAATGCTCCTACATTTCCTTGAAGAGACCTCATTATTTCTTGACTCTCCTTTTCTGGTGATTGCAATGTCTGTGGGTCCTCTCTTCCTATAGGCTTAAGTACTTCTAGAGTCTCTTTTTCTAGAGGTCTCATTACCTCCATCTCCTTTCCTTCTAAAGACTGCAATAACTCTTGATTCTCCTTTTCTAGAGTTTTTAGTGTTTCTAAGTTCTCTTCTTCCAAAGACCTCAGAGATTCCTGATTCTCCTTCTCTAGAGATCTCATTGTCTCATGGCGCTGTTTTTCCAGAGAAATCAGTGGCTCCTGAATCTCCTCTTCCAGAGACTTCAGAGTTTCTTTTTCCAAAGGACCCAGGGAGTCTTGGATTTCTTTCATGTCCAGATCCCCCTCTTCTTGCCATGTTTCCTGCTGCAAGCTGCTTATTACTTTGACCTCTACAGCTGTTTCTTTCTCTGCCAGCCCCCAGATttgtccttccccttcctcctggaaTCTGCTAGACCCACTGGGTTCTCCATCTTTGGCCTCTAAACTGGGATGGTCAGGGCTGAGGGCTGGAGCCAGGGAGGCATGATCTTCAGAGGACTGGCCTGGACTGGGCTCTTGTTCCTTGCCCCCAGGCTCCTCTGGTCCTGGCAGGACGCTGGCAGGGATGGCCACCTTGGCTTCAGCCCACACCGCTTCTGGAACCTGTTGCACCCCAACCTgtggctggggcagggagagaggggcaTCCTGGGCTCTGATCTTGGCATCTGTGGCAGGGCGGGGAGCCTGAGGTGTGGGCGGAATGGGGGTGCTGGCCGAGGTGGGGGCATGGCCCTGAAGGAGCTCCTGGCTCTTCAGGAAGCCTGGCACAGGTGTTTCAAGGGTATCAGGCAAAGACGAGGAGAGGGGAGTAGGGCTCAGCACAGAAAGCAAAGGTCCCAGACGCCGGCCCTCTGGGGTCCCAGGGAAATGCAGCTCCAGCTTAGGGTCTGGAAAAGTAGAGGGGAAGGAACGCTGTCAGCACATacaggttgggggtggggcaggggagcagcTACCACTTCTGGCAAGAGGGTCCTGCTCCTGCCTTTTATGGGCTGGGCTAAGAGTATGCTCGCTGCCGTGGAGGACCACGGTGTCAAGACTTAAGACTGCTGCTTTTCAGGAAAGGCATCGCTCTGGGtgtgaagaggaaagaaaggtaaAGTTTTGGGGGGACCTTGGCCCCTCCTCTTACCCAGGAAGCTGAGGGAAGCCTTGGAACCGCTGCCAGGTGTCTGCAGCCGGGAGTTCTCTGCCTCTAGGAGGGTTCTGGGGACAAGGGAGGAAAAGCTGGGTCAGCCCTCTGCCCACAGGCCAGCCGGCAAGCCAGCCAGGCAAAAGTCGCGGCTGAGCATGTGCGTCCGTGGCCTGGCAGGCAATCTCTTCATTTTCACCACTATCACACAAAAGCCACACGCATACTTGGCTCTGCACATGAAATCACATGGTCACATCCCACAGATATCACCCATTTGGTCACACGGAGTCACACACTTATGTGGGACACACAGCTGGACTCACAGACACACAAGCAGATTCCCACACAGTCCACAcagtgtacacacacacccacacattgCTTAGACTAGTCCCCTCCCAACCCCAGGCCTATGACCTCATCCTCCGGGTGGGGGGCCGATTCTCATGCTAATTGATGCCTTTGTCCACACTGCCATCTGGAGGGTCTGAGTAGGGGGCTTCCCAGGGGAAGTGGGAATTCTCAGGCCGTTCCCATGGGATaggctccctcctccttctcccccagggCCCCCAGAGCTGGTTCCAGACAAAAGCCAATGAATTCAGCTCCCTCTCTCCAAATCCTTTTCATGCCTCAAAACCCAGGTTAAGCCTGCACAGTCCTCTCCCCTCAGTGGTTTGATTTAGGGGTCAAGGCCCTCATCTTGAGATCTCTAAGTACTCTGGATCCCAAGCCTTTCAGGGCAATGGAGGTTTTCGCGTACACGCCCCTGCCTTAGTGCCCCACGGGGACTGAGGAGGAGGGGGCCGATTGCGGGGGAGGGAGGACCAATCAATTCAACAAGTTATCCTGAACATCTATCTCCTCTGTGCTCTACTTCATGATCTCTGAGTCTGGTTAGTGTTTTCTGTGGTCTCACCTCTGTCCTTCTCGATGCAGCCTCACGCTCCCTGAGCTCTGTGCCCCATGGAGGTGGAGGCCCTCTCTTCTTCATCCCTAGATCCTCACCgaccttccctctctgggcccggcctcccctcccctccttaaCCTGTCCCAGGGCCCCTGCTTTTGTTTGCCTGTGGATTCTGGGGGCACTGTCCTCACAGCCTGTCTAGCCCTGGCTCCACCCTACAGGCTTGGGGTATGCAGCCCTTCACAGTAGCAAAGCCCCTTCCTCAGGCTTCATCAGTGGATCCTTGGCTAACCAGGCCAGTTTCCCAGAAACTGggtttgcccaaggccacagagccagAGAAGCAGCACTTCCTTGGTCTCAACCTTTCCTGAGCCAACAGGGAATGTGGTCAGTAGAAGGGCTGGGCGGGGCCAAGGCTCGAGAGAAGCCAGGCCCCAGGACATTCAGGATGGAAGGGACCTTGGCTGTCACCCAGCCCATCTCCCATCCTCCCgacaaggagactgaggcccaggtcAGGTGGCAAGTCAGTGCCACGGGCCCACACCTGCAATTCCCTCTTCCTGAGGCTGCTCAAGGATGTCACCCTCTCTGTgtgagcacacacacagagactggGCCTTTCAGCCCCTTGGGGTAAGGTTCTGGATCTGGGTGACCCACACGTGTCCAGCCCTCTCCTTTGAGGCTGTCCCACTCAGCTGTATCACCTCTCCTTGGGGGATCTCCTGGGCACGGGATGCTTCTCTAGTCCTGAACCCACGAGAGAGCAGGTGGGCTTAGGTGGCACACATCGTGGTGTGGAAGGGATCAGCCTAGAGTCACAGGACTGAGCAGTGGCAGAGCCTCTACCACCCGTGGCTCTGGGCTTCTTCAGCCAAGGAGCCTGCCCCTGCATGTATGCGTGCATCTGTGTGCCTGCATGGGTCAGGGTCAACCTGTACCTGTATGTGGCCACCTCCAAGCTGAGGGACATCTTGAGGTGTGCCAGCTGCTGCCGACCTTCCAGGACCTGGGCGATCTGGCTCTGTAGGCCCTGTTTCTCCTGCTCCAGGGCC
Protein-coding regions in this window:
- the NES gene encoding nestin, which translates into the protein MEGCLGEESFQMWELNRRLEAYLARVKALEEQNELLSAELGGLRAQAGDASWRARADDELAALRALVDQRWREKRAAEVARDNLEEEVEGVASRCQQLRLARERTAEETARSRRAVEAEKCAQAWLSTQAAELERELEALRAAHEEERAGLNAQAACAPRGPAPPRGPPVPAPEVEELALRLGEAWRGAVRGYQERVAHMETSLGQARERLGHALQGAREGRLKLQQLQAERSGLQERRAALEQRLEGRWQERLRATEQFQLSVEALEQEKQGLQSQIAQVLEGRQQLAHLKMSLSLEVATYRTLLEAENSRLQTPGSGSKASLSFLDPKLELHFPGTPEGRRLGPLLSVLSPTPLSSSLPDTLETPVPGFLKSQELLQGHAPTSASTPIPPTPQAPRPATDAKIRAQDAPLSLPQPQVGVQQVPEAVWAEAKVAIPASVLPGPEEPGGKEQEPSPGQSSEDHASLAPALSPDHPSLEAKDGEPSGSSRFQEEGEGQIWGLAEKETAVEVKVISSLQQETWQEEGDLDMKEIQDSLGPLEKETLKSLEEEIQEPLISLEKQRHETMRSLEKENQESLRSLEEENLETLKTLEKENQELLQSLEGKEMEVMRPLEKETLEVLKPIGREDPQTLQSPEKESQEIMRSLQGNVGAFLSPGKENQELVRSLEEENFESLRALEKERQEPLRCQDVENQETLRPLAKENLEPLRSLEEKDQETSRPLGKENQPLRSLEKEDQMTLSPLEKVKPEALKSLGKDQEIVRLLEKENQDLLRSLNEESVEAVRSLGTETLEPLKPTGEENLEMLKPLEKESQEPLGSVEGNQETLRPLEKETQKSLSSLGGQSVEDMRSPEEVDKGSQRYLEEEENVEKGENSEPPRSLEEEGQELPLSAHLQKWEDTVQGGQELDQETPPGRPELDSADEAEMEPREWESFTGKGEAVDQGELQLTATGKAWSPGEGQLGSSEPKEQRVSAEGASGVGGTEGLQDPEEQPDQVGTPGLPARQGMSEVLEPVLEGEDVAPSDGRASPEVVLGLETAGAEQGPEQEAVGLEDPGGLAREEVMEPPLGEEGLEAKRVQGLEGPRKELEEAAALEPELSTLPRKSRDPLDTARGWEESEPDAPDEAEEMFPAETSCFNGSDTPQPRPLSSEGAKEDAEAVLGPPSPRPTESCSPIPIPEDAPGPQPLAEGSQEASWGLAGRAEVLGKVEGEQEDMGSAGIPEGLSEEGEESREESEADELGETLPDSTPLGLYLGSPASPKWDLAGEQRPSPQEETGKEGWGPAVLASEGLGAHPSEEEEGGDEEERGHDSELSEEFEDLGTEASLLPGVPGEVAEPPGQVPPLLLEPAAWDPDGESDGFADEEESGEEGEEEDEEGERGPGAGRWGAGPSVGSLPALSGPQRGNLLGSETMDVSVPWDDGLRGAASDAPMTALETESQDSTEASGSEEESDAIPLEREGQVPGPLGTLSAVEDTGLEAGDPLGGVNGQGPSLKEELEHVNGGVVNGLEQSEGVRQGKPGPPEGDRGSPLEEEEEEGGALKTPWAGAPLHLGQGQLLKFSQREGDGDSWSSGED